In the Paenibacillus sp. FSL R7-0337 genome, CGTTACGGATAACCGTCCGGCGATGTCCTCCCCGGAGAAGTATTCACCCTTATTGCTGTCCAGTAAGGCCAGGATATGTTCTTTGACTGTCATGCCTATAACCCTCCACAAGTATAACGTTCCGAGCTCATCTCTTTAAGTATATTAACATGCTTAGCTGATATTAGAAAAATTAAGACTTTTCGTTATTTCTTTAGTGCATCGTACACACTACAATTGTGAACCTAAAAATAATTATAGGTTTACAATAAAACCATCCTCCACTATAATTCAGCTTGTTGGCTGGGCTCCGTGAACTGAAGGCCGTCCAATTCCTGTATCTTATCTCGTGGAGGTTATTGAATTGAGAATCAAAGAGTTAGTCTATGCGGCCTTATTCGCCGCGCTTATCGCGGTACTGGGTTTGATTCCGCCCGTATCCCTCGGCATTATCCCTGTACCTGTCACTGCCCAGACGCTCGGCGTCATGCTGGCCGGCTGTTTTCTGGGCTGGCGGACGGGTGCGCTCAGCCTGATCATTTTCCTTATCCTCATCGCCTTAGGCTTGCCGGTATTACCAGGCGGACGCGGCGGGCTGGCTATCCTGGTTGGACCGACAGCAGGCTATCTGTTCAGTTGGCCGCTGGCGGCGGGGCTGATCGGCTGGTTCGCTGAAGCGGTCTGGCCGAAAGTACGGGCCTGGAAGCTGTTCACTGTTAATCTGATCTTTGGCGTTCTGCTCGTTAATCTGATCGGCGCTTCTGCCATGGCCTGGATCACGAATACACCGCTCTGGACCGGACTTGCCGGGTCTGCGGCTTTTCTGCCCGGAGATCTGATCAAGGCTCTGCTGGCCGCCGTCATCACCATGCAGCTCCGGGCATTCAGTCCGGTTGAGGAGAAGAAGGGGGCGTGAGATCCCGATGAATCTGGCAGAACACATTCTGGAACGTGCCGCACTCGTCCCTCACCGCATTGCAATTTCAGATGGACACGATGAACGTACCTATGAGCAGCTTACAAAGCGGGTTCAGCAGATTGCCAGCGGTCTGCGGCAGGGCGGACACTCGAATCAGACCATTGCGCTTCTGTCTGGTAACCGCATGGAATTCGCCGAATTTGTTCTTGGTGCTATCTACGCAGGCAGCATTCCCGTGCTGCTGGACCCGAAATGGTCTCCAGCAGCGATAGAGCAAGTTATCCGGCAATGCGCTCCCGGGCTGCTTGTCAGTGAGGCAGGCTTCGCAGCTGATCTGACTGGTCGTTACAGTAGAATTCCCCAGCTATATTTCAGCAGGGAACAGGTCTCCGGCAGCTATGAGGCTTGGGTTGCTGGCTTCGATCCGGTGGCTGAAGCAGCAGATAACCCTGAACTGCTGTTCATTGGGTATACCTCAGGCACCACAGGTATCCCGAAGGGGTATATGCGAACCCATCTGTCGTGGTTAAGCAGCTTGGAGGCTACAGATAAGGCGTTCAGCCTGAACCGGATGCAGCATGTGCTTGCGCCCGGGCCGTTCGTTCATTCGCTGTCGCTGTTCGCCCTGCTGCAATCCCTGTACAGCAGAGCCACATTCCATCTCCTTCCGGAATTCGATGCAGAGCGCGTACTCACCCTGTGCTCCCGCGTACCGGATATGATTCTGTTCGTTGTGCCTGCTATGACTGAGGCGTTATTGCGCCAAACAGAATCAAGTAACGCCATAATATCCATCCAGTCCTTGATTAGCTCCGGCGGCAAATGGCCTGTGTCTTCTATATTTAAGTGCCGCGAGAAGTTCAAAGGAGTTAGGCTCTATGAATATTACGGCTCATCTGAAGCCAGCTACATCAGCTATCTGGAGCTTACCGGAGCGGAGCCGCAGGACTCTCTGGGCCAGCCGTTCAGCGGTGTAGAGCTAATGATCTGTGATGAACAATTCCGCGAGGTTCCTCTAGGCACGGCGGGGGAGCTGTACATCCGCAGCGATATGATCTTCTCCGGGTATCATCTCCTGCCGGAAGAGACGGCGCGGGTATTCCGGGACGGCTGGCTGCGCACAGGGGATTACGTGTATCAGGACCGGCAGATGCATCTACGCCTGGCCGGACGCGCGGGCAGCATGATCAAGAGCGGGGGACTCAAGGTGTTCCCGGAAGAAGTGGAAGCGGTGCTGCTTCGCCATCCGAATATCAGGGAGGCGATGGTGTTCGGCATAGCGGATGAACGCTGGGGGGAGCAGGTAACGTTAATGATACAGTGGCAGGGGCAGGAACGGCTTACACTCGATGAGATCAGAACTTATTGCCGCCCCTATCTGGCTAGCTATAAGCTGCCGAAGCAGCTGATTAGCGTAGAGGAATTCAGCTACACCGGTTCCGGCAAAATCGCCCGCCAGCTCATGAAGAACCGCGCGGCAGAGGAGTTGACATGAAGAAGGCCGTGCAGGAAGGAGTATCACCCATGCTCGTTTTTGACCAGGTAAACTTTGCATAC is a window encoding:
- a CDS encoding AMP-binding protein is translated as MNLAEHILERAALVPHRIAISDGHDERTYEQLTKRVQQIASGLRQGGHSNQTIALLSGNRMEFAEFVLGAIYAGSIPVLLDPKWSPAAIEQVIRQCAPGLLVSEAGFAADLTGRYSRIPQLYFSREQVSGSYEAWVAGFDPVAEAADNPELLFIGYTSGTTGIPKGYMRTHLSWLSSLEATDKAFSLNRMQHVLAPGPFVHSLSLFALLQSLYSRATFHLLPEFDAERVLTLCSRVPDMILFVVPAMTEALLRQTESSNAIISIQSLISSGGKWPVSSIFKCREKFKGVRLYEYYGSSEASYISYLELTGAEPQDSLGQPFSGVELMICDEQFREVPLGTAGELYIRSDMIFSGYHLLPEETARVFRDGWLRTGDYVYQDRQMHLRLAGRAGSMIKSGGLKVFPEEVEAVLLRHPNIREAMVFGIADERWGEQVTLMIQWQGQERLTLDEIRTYCRPYLASYKLPKQLISVEEFSYTGSGKIARQLMKNRAAEELT
- a CDS encoding biotin transporter BioY, with protein sequence MRIKELVYAALFAALIAVLGLIPPVSLGIIPVPVTAQTLGVMLAGCFLGWRTGALSLIIFLILIALGLPVLPGGRGGLAILVGPTAGYLFSWPLAAGLIGWFAEAVWPKVRAWKLFTVNLIFGVLLVNLIGASAMAWITNTPLWTGLAGSAAFLPGDLIKALLAAVITMQLRAFSPVEEKKGA